TATGAACTAAAAGCGTAACTGTTTTCTCTGAAATGGATTCACTAAAAGTAATAATGACGATGAAACAATTCAGTTAAGCATTAATTTCTTTCTtcgatatttatatacaatgtaactaataGTATTTCTATTTCCTCATTGGTCCTTTTCCATTTCTTTATAGCAACATCCCCGCTTCCTGAACGGTTGCTTGGAGTACTTGCTATCAACATCACGATTAACAATACAGCGTTTAAAGAGATGCATGTTGATAAAAGACTTTAGAGGTTGATTTCGTTGTCAACACCATGGTTCTCATTTTCGAGGATGTGGCAGACCTGAATTTGACTAAGGTGTACACGTGGTAGATGACGTCGATAAAGTAGGATTCACTAGTATTATTTCCCTTGTACCTTTTTAACTTTTTACGTGTATATCTACATTTCCTCATATCTTGCCTTTTTTCAATGTTGAGGTAAAATTACAAATTCCTTAACACGTCGAAATGGATTCAATTTCATTTGGGTTATCGTTCGGTAACTACAGCTAACTCTAGTAAACGTGTTCATAAGTTAGTCGAAATGTTATCCGTAAACAGAGTATTTTGTTCATACTATTGACGCAGTAAAGGGATCTATTTTATAATTGCTAACTCCTTGTGTGTTTGCTTATCCAAACTTCAGGACTAGAAAAACACATACTTCATGTGATATAAATAAGAATACTCTTACCCTATATAATACTTCAGGACTAGAAAAACACATACTTCAtgtgatataaacaaaaatattcttaCCTTATTCAACACATCAGGACTAGAAAAACATATACTTCATGTGATATAATTAGGAATACACTTACTGTTTGATAGTGGCCACCAGAATACAGTCAGTGCAGGTCGTGAGTAATGTGTCGAGTTATGACGGCTCCCTACATTGGACTGGTACACGTTTAACTTCAGGGGTACAGCAGGTCCGGGACCAGAATATAGGTCCATATGGCGGGGCTCGAACTCCCTGATAGCGCAGTCTGTTTGACAACAAATCATCACTTATATTGATACCAGTCAATTACGAACAGATGAGATTTAAACATCATAGAATTCTGAAACATTTACTGGTGTTTAGGAAATACTATTTGACTATGGAAGTGTGctagaaatgaaaacaaacgtCTTTGCGTTGCTGGTGTATTCCTATATAGGAAATACCTGTATGTAATTTCAGACGATAcgtaataaaatgtacaataaaaacatgaataaaaaCAGGAAATGTTCGTATGTACTTTCGTTCGTGGTTGGAGCTAAAACTATTTCGTGGATACAAATTTTCATAGTTAGCACATgcaacaataatataaaaaaaataatataacaataattcaCATAACAATATtcgttgtatttatattcatgGATTCATAGCAAACACGAAAACAACcaagtatacagtatatgttggtataatatttaattattataaacAGTTGGGAGCGATTATCTTACCATTGTaagtgtatactgtacatggaAGATTCACCTGccaatcaaaataaaaaggagaatacatttcaaacataaaacaaatgttCAATAGCTAAACCTCTGGTTGTTATTTATATCGCTGTCGACGTCATCTATATGAAAATTTGGAGAAATCTGTAAAGATTACCTACCAAAAGTTACAGAAGATACTAACACGTTATGTAGATTTTCGTCCCTCCACCGCTCCTAAGAGTCTAAAGGGTGTAGTGGGCGGCAGGGGaaacacaaaataaatcaaaaggATTGTTAAAATCTCACTAAGTATAGTCTTTTACGTCCTTTACTATTCTATGTGATCTTCATAACGCAAACAAATACATCCGTCAATTAAGTAGGGTGTGATGTATCGGGAACATTCTGTAAGGTAGGGTACGCTTCCATCATCGTCCGAAGCCCACGAGACTTGGTTTGGCAGATGGAGAGTGAAGTTCCTTGGGTTCACGAAAAAGTTTTTTCATATCCGCATTATTTCATGCTTatcatattaaaacattaatttaattaaatcgTTACATCGTAATAAGTCCAACACATTTTTCGATAAGTTTTCACATAAAATGCCTCTGACCTTTTTATGTACTTCTGTGCCCAGTTTACCGCCTACCATCTTACCTGGCCTCCCATAGGGCGTATAAGGCTCTTAAGTCACATTCCACTTCTCATCGGCAGCCGCTCCTACTGCTATCTAGACTGTTTAGACGTTTAGGCCACACTTCCACTCTGTAGCTTCCAAGGCGGAGATTTATCACCTAATGATTGGTGTTTTCAATTCCAAACATATGGACAATCACGTTGAGGAGTCATGCATGTTTATAGCATGTGCGTGATTATCTCTGCCCAATTTATTTCCGGAATCTTTATTATATTAAACTGgattatttttgatgttttccaTATTCATTTTCCTTTTCCGTGATTCAATTCCACAAATAGACTTTGTAGTTTATCTACTCTACGCGGCAGGCTAGTCGGCAAAATGTAGTATTTGTGGCGGTGTTGTTTATAATGGAGTAGATAGAGGAGTTTTATACATAAAATTTATCACATTGAATAGACTTTGTAGAGCTTTGATCTTCCTCTCTAAAGACATTCGTGTTTTAACAGTCTTGTTTCTTATATGTTGTATCCTTatatgggtggtcgggtggcagaGTGGTAATACACTTGCCTTTCATTAAGGCGGTCGAGGTTCGATTCCCCGttcggacatgaaaaggtatggggtcacctgcccgacaacgtgggttttccccgggtattCCAGTTacctccaacagtaagacccctcgcgcgcttccatccgggtcAGCAAacgtgattgatataagttggtATGAATTGTTTCgctattgttttaaaataaagttgTTCTTATTTTTAAATCCTTACATAATTGTTTTGACACTTTTTTAGGTCCAGAAACACGACTTAACCTGAACTTTCCAATTCTAAGCctgatttttttccaaatataatcattatgtataattataccTTTATAAGTTACATGCTGTCAAAAAAGTGTACGAAGTAGATTCATAACAGTCATGTAAGATCCTAATGTCAGTTATATACAAAATGCTATATCCCCGTTCCCTGGTCCAATATCACAGATTACAGCCCCGGGACTAGGCACTGTATCTCCACTTCCGGAACTAAGCACACTGTATCTTCACTTCCGGGACTAAGCACACTGTATCTCCACTTCCGGGACTAAGCACACTGTATCTCCACTTCCGGGACTAAGCACACTGTATCTCCACTTCCGGAACTAAGCACACTGTATCTCCACTTCCGGGACTAAGCACACTGTATCTCCACTTCCGGGACTAAGCACACTGTATCTCCACTTCCGGAACTAAGCACACTGTATCTCCACTTCCGGGACTAAGCACACTGTATCTCCACTTCCGGGACTAAGCTCACTGTATCTCGTACTTCCGGGACCAAGCACACTGTATATCCAGTTGCGGGACTAAGCTCACTGTATCTTAACTTCGGAACAAAGCACACTGTATCTCGTACTTCCGGAACTAAGCACACTGTATCTCCACTTCCGGAACTAACCACACTGTATCTCCACTTCCGGAACTAAGCACACTGTATCTCCATTTCCAGGACTAAGTACACTGTATAGCCAGTGCCGGGACTAAGCACACTGTATCTCCAAATCCGGGACTAAGCTCACTGTATATCCAGTTCCGTAACTAAGCTCACTATATCCAATTCCGGAACTAAACTCACTATATCCCCAACCCGGGACTATTAAAGCTAATCTCTTCCCTTGTCCCGGGattattgtaaatgtatcctCAGTTGTTGGACTAAGCTCACTGTACTCAATATCCCCAGGATTAAGATCACCGATACCGTGTCCCGAAACCAAAATGCAGCCTGGTCCTAGCCTCTGACCTAAGGTCGCGAACTGATATATCAACAATGGCCACCGTATTGTGatacacagacatataaaaTGGCGGGCAATGCCCAACATTCCTGATTCACATTTCACTTACatgaaaatgtgaatttcaaaatattatgaataaataGCTACACGAGTAAGGGTGTTTTAACATAGTTTTAATGCCTAAAATATGTCACATTAAttgtcaatatacatgtacgaaatacattttattcagATATGATAGAAAAAGTATGAATACTTTTTGCTATGATCAGGATTCATCAATGACATATGAATTAACTAGTAATTGATGTATTTTAGACGAGAACGGTATATTGACTAAGGCTAACTTTAGACATGTTTCGTCTCTCTAGAAGCTCCCAAATAAGTCAATAGCAACAGGAACACAATTACTGAAAAAGCTTGACATTTGTAAACTACACGCTTATAATCTACTCTATTAAATCCCTCATTCATTATTTCCCAACACTATGACAGACATTTTATCTCGCCTTTCACATCAGCAACACGTTGGAGCCATAGTGCTATCATCAGCTGACATTGTATCTACGTATGCCATTTTGTAAGGGACATCCGTTATTCCGGATCATATTTGTGTAAAGAGTTCCGGATTAACGAGATTTCCCATAAAGGAGTCGTTACCTGGGGTGAACAGTTGATTGTATCCCTGCTACTGGCCACCAGATGGAGCCACGAACATCCCCACAATGTCAGCATAAGTTCCGGTAGGACGGCGTTGGCCAAACAAACCATGGTGAATGGGAAGACGAAATGGAATAAAAAGTCCAAGAAATCCACCTTTATACCCAGGTGGAGAAATGTCAATGGGGTGTGGCGATAGTCattgttctttttaatttcaaatgtgtattgtttacagagcGTTTGAGCCGTGTAGAAATTAACCAAAGTTGTTTACACGACACGGCAAACAAACTAGGAATGCACAGCTTGAGAGATAAAATGAGGTAGAGTCGTAATGGTGTGATCGGTATGGCCATATTTACCCATTAATacgattgttttatataatttccgTCGTGACGTATCAAGTATCACGACTCACGAGCGCTGTGGCACGCTTTCTCGGGCACGTGTCCAATAATAACATTGTAATCGCTCTTTATTTAGCGTTGTTGTCAGTTCGTGATGACGtggatatttcaaaatatcacaTAGACGTTCATGTTTGTAAAGGATGAAGTGTTTGACAGTCGGGACAAAAACAGATGTTCAATAAAGTAAAAGCACCGCACTTAATACAACATAAAATTACGTAAAAGCTTTTAAGGGTTGCATTGTTATATAAAAGGTCATTTTTTAGATACGTTGGGGTCTAATCAAAATATAGACTTAAATTGTTTAAAACGAATCACTAAGAATCCTCTTCTGAAGTTCCATCAGGCCAAGTGTCGTGATGTTCGGCCAGGTGGTGCATTAATGCCACTTAAAGTCTTGGTGTTAACCATGGAAATGATTGAGTTGACGCTCAGATGTGTTGAGAACTTCTTTTTTAACATTAAGGAGACGggtttatcagaaaaaaaagaatgtttGAATAAAACAAGTTTAAATTTACTGGATTTGCTATGAACCACCCTTGATGTCATAGAAGCAGAGATTGGGTGTCTTAACTAATGAAACTGAATCTGTTTTCCATTATTGTATACCCTCTGTACCTCTAAGTAATTCTTGACGTGAATCTGTTTTCCATTATTGTATACCCTCTGTACCTCTAAGTATGTCTTGACGTGAATCTGTTTATGTACGGTATGTACAATGCACTATGAAACAGCAGCCATAGTAAGATGCAAAACATGgtagttttaaattttaaaaaagttatCCAGAAGATAGGAAACCATGATTAGGTCAATTATATCCATTTTTCTTTAGTTATATCCTAATGATTAAAGTCCAATacttacattctgtgttgcatttgcctattTGTCGtaagtaaaccaaattgtattcatgagactgtatactacactttacagtgattcggtcagtgtaggaatacaccTCCGGGTGTTGTAGattaaaacaatggccgccagttactttcagtctagagagctttcgaatgctagcatttatttacataaaccaCCACATAAAAATGCAACTGCACAAGTTATGGGAaaaaattttataataaaaaatgtagtcaacacaaaattattataagcgcTATTCTTGATCTATTCAAAATAATCTAATTGTCAATGCCCTTACACTCACAaaggctcgtttccgaattttcagaaatgcaagacgCGACGATattaaaagtccagtatttaaaaaaaaaaaaaaaaaaaaaaaaaaatctcgtgAAAATTCGGGAGTATCGATATGGTGTCcagttgtgtatgtatactggATTTTAGCTTTGTGGTTATTCAgtgatgtcaaaggcctaccttactccaaaatcgagcccctgtgaagttgaacatcgttAGGactagcgacactgatgtgacattctatttatctgtcacccaaattgtattcatatcgactgtacactaccatttggtaacagtacaatgcttaaatgtattactgttataagaCCTCTTTTAAATGCTGCGTGGAAAACGTGTATAATAAGTCAATAGTGTACACTGATTATATCACAAAGACGTATTACATCGACTTCATGTACAATGAACTTCTCCTCAATCAAAATTAACTTTAGTAAGATATTTGACTCTCCATTCTTTTATACTATGTTTATTCTCATTATTACTTAAAGTGTCATCACGACAACTAAATTCCATTTTCATCATTCTGCCAAATATTCATACACGTGTCAATACGCGATATAGTTAaaagcacaggggcttggcacgattttccgaatgatagtccatatatatatgtatataggatactatatacatatatatatagactatcatttggaaaatcgtgccaagcccctgtggttaaAAGTGGTGTTCGAGGATTATCTtcttgtggtatattttattcCTATGGCTTAATGCATGTAAATGGACGCACGCATtcttgaaatataaaaataaaaaaatggaTGCCAAACCATTATATTTACTTACCTTAGAAGTGTTTCCTTAGagaataataaataaatatgatattgagCAAAATAAACTTTCCCGACACAATGATACAACTCTGAGATTACAAAATGTTACTATTACAGATATGTGTTCAGCGAAAttaataattattgataaaatcatgTTTTAGATATCTGTTAATGCTgtcattattttaatatatctgTCGAACACTTTTTCCTGTTATATTTACCGAATAATTGCTACTGTTTATTAATCCTGACAAAATAGTCGAGTTCGTA
The genomic region above belongs to Pecten maximus unplaced genomic scaffold, xPecMax1.1, whole genome shotgun sequence and contains:
- the LOC117320830 gene encoding uncharacterized protein LOC117320830, which gives rise to MVCLANAVLPELMLTLWGCSWLHLVASSRDTINCSPQVNLPCTVYTYNDCAIREFEPRHMDLYSGPGPAVPLKLNVYQSNVGSRHNSTHYSRPALTVFWWPLSNSFDELTGYEISMQGIKGVAKGTRRCFVIDTRYSNVTANDQVIEYVPFCIFFRKWQF